GCTCCAgaaacctgaatccaaatccagatGTCTGGGAAGAATGAacattatatctttttaaaagcaaaatataaaaacaaacaacaaaaaaaaccgtTTTCTATATTCTGCATTGTTTTGTCCATTTCTAAGACCTCATGGGTTGTCCATCCTTCCTTAGTGCAACTAATTCAGACCTGATAAGGTTTTGAGGTGATGTGTTTCAACATGGTCACAACGTAATTGCCTGTTCTAATATCTGCccttaaaaaacttttatttttgacttacatgaactgatgctgagtgaagtgagcagaaccaggagaacattgtacacagtaacagtaacattgtgcgatgaccaactttcatagacttagctcttctcagcaatacaaggatctaagacaatttcaaaagacacgtgatggaaaatgctatccacatccagagaaagaattttggagtttgaatgcagattgaagcatactattttctctctttttttgtttcttctttctcatggtttttacctttggttctaattcttctttacaacatgactaatgtggaaatatatttttaaaaacttttattttttaaagaatgatcaTAATCTTGAATACAATCTTGATTATAGTCTTGAGGGAGGTAGACTCATCAGCAGACTACTGTCATAGTCCAAatatgaggtaatgagggcctgcacttgAGTGGCAACAGTATCAGaggagttttgttgttgttcagtaatttcagtcatgtccaactctttgtgaccccatctggggttttcttggcaaaactgCTGTAATCGTTTgacatttcctttgccagcttgttttacagatgaaaaaactaaggcaaacagggttaagtgacttgcctggggccacATGGCTATGGGGGGCTACAAGATGTTGTGAAGGCATAAAatacaaggtctgtctgttgatgcttgtaatttgtttgtaattgctctgaagttcagggtgctggctttttcccctgaactaagtgaatgatacttgtatgctggagtaaagtaagattgttaaccccttaacgttgctttccttagtatagcagatcaaaagaacctgggcttgcagcgttcttgttgttgggctcgtgttggtttttcacccccacagcagctgctagctgaattgttgaaacaaaagtggggggcagggcagtAATGTGATTTGAGCACCCAGCTTTCTCAtcagcagcatggtgtagtggaaggaATTCCGGATTTGGAGTTGGATCACCAGGGTTCACATCCTGTCTTTGCTACTTAATATCTATGTCACCTGGGCATGTCAGTTTACCTCTCTGTCagttttcttcattcataaaattaagggattataataaattattttgaaggaccttttcaactctaaatctgtgatgctgcGATCAGAGTGGGGGAATTCCTGGCATTGAAACTCCCTCCATCCACTTAGTCTTTGTGTGTTGCCTGGAGACACTGACAGGTGGCCCAAAATTTctagaggcagaatctgaatccaTGTCTTCCCAGTTCTATGTCTAGCCCTCTCAACACCAAGCAATACTGCCTTTCTGGTCTACATAAAGGTACTGTTTGTCTTTTTAAACTAATTTCTGGCTGGGCATAGTGGTGCATTCCTATAATCTCAGCTACTAATgaggctgaggctggcagatTCCTTGAGCTCAGTAGTTCTGAGCTGCTGTTGTCTGCCCTAAGTTAAATgttaatatggtgagcccccaggAGCTGGAGCCATCCAGTTgcctgaagaaaaacaaacaggacCAAGTCAGAAACTGAGTGGGTCAAAGCTCCTATCCAGATCAGTGTGATCAAACCCATGAGTAACCCCTGGATTTCTATGTAggttaagatttttaaaataaataataataaagttaattTCTGAGCAAAAGTAAGGCACACTCAAACTTACAGAAGTCATGTAATTATGTAAGCAAAGGTGCAAGTCCCACTTTACCACAGAGAAACCAGCTGCCCTTAGCTCACCGGGGTTTCCTGTGTTGACTTTGGCGGTGCCTGATTGCCTAGGCCTGTCAGAGAGGCTATTGAAAGCAAAACAGCAAAACTAACATCATTTCACAGGCTACAAACAccattgttcttttggttttcttactCCAGCAATCCCCTATAAAGAGATCCCAGATGTGCCCTCAACATCTGATTTTAATTCAGTCTCTTGAGGTTTTGTCAATTTGATCTTCACCAGAACACTCCATCTTACCAGGAAAGTTGTGGGACTACAACGTCTGGACTCAAGGAATCTGTGCTAATCAAAGAAGGGATATGTCAAAATtactggaaagaaaagaaaatgtcaactAAAATCACTTTCTTCTGGGTCTTTGGAGGCTCTAGGAAATCATTCATTCCCAGCAAGCTTTCTCAACCCTAAAAGCAAGATTGTCCAAAAGAAAGGTTTTCTCTGGGTCTTCCTACATGGGGAACAGAGTGGAGGAATGTCTATTCTGAATGTCATTGATTATCAGAGTTAAAATGAATCTTGAATACCTATGGTAGAAAGAGTGTTGGTTCTAgactcagaagacttgggttcaatcctgtctctgatgctcaTTAGCTGTCTGACCATGGGTGAGTCATTAATCTCTATTGACCaaagttttgtcatctgtaaaatcaggaggttgAATTAAATGGCTTCTGAGTTATTTTGcacctctagatctatgattctatgaatttagtccaaacttctcattttataaattaggaagcTAAGTCCAAGAGAGGAGAATATGCTTGCCTGAGACAACTGAAATACTCAGATGGATCTATAAActcatcaatgtggatattcTTTCTAATGATGCAAATTGCAATCCATCCCACCTTGGAGCAAGTCTCCCTATCTTGTCCACCTCATCTATAGCTCTCATTTGTCATAAAAGGTCCACTAAAGATGCTAAGgtccttcctcactctctcctcctgttccttatagtggcaaagaaatgaCCATGGTTGAGACCTAGGTCAAAAGACCTGGCCAGCACTGCACTTGTCCTGGAAAATTCTACTAAACTAGAAAGGCTTCAGGTATAGTCATGGACACAGACTGCTTTCTGAGGGCCAGTGTAGCTAAATACAGAGAGGCTCGGCATCAGTAGTCTGGCCACTTAATGATAAACAAGAGTCATGGCAACCAAAGCCcacggtcatacagctagttgaTGTTAgttctcatacatacatatagcttTCTAAGTCCTGCACCAGTTTGAACCTATCAAAAGCAAAAAGATTCAACAGACTGGACAATAATATGAGTTACTGGGAACCCAGCTCAAGTTCCACTTCCTACTTTTAATGATCTCCAACAACCTTCACCGACACAGATCTCCTATATATCCCTTATCATCTGTATTACTCATTCTAGTactagtatatatatatttttaaaactttgttatgaaatatttttagcagcacttttgtgatagaaagaaaagaactggaaactagaCAGGTGTTCTTCAATGagagaaaataacaacaaattatGGTAAATTAATGTCAAGGAATGCTATTGTGGTATaagtgacaaatatgaagaatttgaaAAAACATAGGAAGATaaatatgaactgattcagaagaaagtgagcagaactagggaaaaatatatacagtgactataataaaataaattgaagtaATGCTAAGAAAGCACTAAAACTCAGAATAATTGAAATAAGCAATTTTGGTCTTAGAGAACATACAATGAAACACAGTTCCCCCTCTTTGGAGAACATAGGGCAATAGAGGAACAGAatgttgcatatactgtcagataaCATTCATTTTGTCAGTTacttttgcttaactgttttttgtTGTTACAATGATTTGGTTGGGAGAGATGTTTTAGCAGAAAATAATAGGGGTGCAacaaacaaaaggtatcaataagattttttttaaactttgtcatGATCTTTATAAATCTGTACTTTTTTTCCTAAGTGAAAAAAAGACCCAAGTACGTCAGAGAAACTACTGACAGAATAAGTGGCAAACTGATATGTAAACTCACTCAAGCAAAAAGTAAGATCTTTATATTTTAAGGTATTTGAGAGCCAGGTTGGAAATTGTGCTGATTATATCAATCCCTGAAATACTATAGGCTTCCTTAGTAAGTCCCACGGTCAATTAAAAGATTGGCCAAAAAATCCACACAGCAAAATGCAAGCAGGTAAGAATATGTATTATGGACTTCTGGCCAAGACAGCTGCCCAAAAGGAGGCATACTGCCCAGCTCCCACATATCTACTCCAGCAAAAACCTGAAATTTACACCAGGCCTAATAACAAACCAAAAGTCCAATGAGAAACTACAGCAAGTGACCTCTTCCACCCTCAAACTGCACAAAGAGTCAGCCAGAAGCCAACGGgcaatgaggaaaaggaaaaggagccaaCAGCAAAGCCAGCACCAGTGCAGCCAGTGCCAGCAGAGGCAAACGAGCATAGCCTCCTAGCAAGAACAGAAACATGTGCAGCCCACAGGACTCTCTCTCCAAGGGAAGCAAGAGTGGAAGCTGAGCAAGCCCCAGGCTGGGGATCTCAGAAGTCCAGAGGAGCAGCAGAGACCAATATGGGTTCGGCAATACTCAGACAATACTTAGCCCTAACACTGTACTGAGATGCCATGAAGAGTCCTGAACATCCAGCCCTCTAAACCAAAAATTCAGGGGCTCCTAACCGCAGGATAGAGAGATCAGCACAGGGAGTCAGGGAACCCCATATGAaaacaagcagaaccaaaaaCCGCACCCAAAAGCATAGCCATTGACAGAGCTTTGTCCTAGCAAAGAGATAAGTAAACCAAAGAGACTGAGCAGCatacaaaaatatgtgtatatatgcatgtatgtatgtgtgtatatacagtgCAGATTGAAAGTCCCCAAAATGGTATAATTCTGTAACAACTATAAACATAGACTCAAAGGAAAAGTGGATTTTCCACAAGTACTATGtgaatacctaaaagaaataaaataagagattttttaaatgaaattaaagaatgCATATTGCCCAGATTATGATCTGTATGGTGGATGAATGGATGCAAGGATCGATAATtaatatttgattgattgattgataattagtttatgaaattatgaaatgggggcaGACACACCCAGTTCTTTGGTTACTTACTGGGAAAGACCATAATTGGCAGCAGGAAATGGGGCAGCAATCACACTTTATTAAGGCACAGATAGTACCAGGACAAGCAGTGAAAGGGGTATAGAGGCAGACAGCGCAGTGACAGGGGAATAGGTTAATGAAGGGAGGCAGGTAACATGGGGAaatggatggggagggggagaggcagagaatgGCATTCACACAATCATGGAATTGGGAACACTCAGCAGCATGGACCTGACAGAGATAAAAGAATGCTAGAGAGGAGGAggtttgaggtctcatttttatagggttttttggagggacagACTAACTCCTATCTGTGCCAACTTGGGATTAGTTCATTAACATAACCAAATCATCTCAAAATTATAAGTAAAACTTGAAAGTTAACATATCCACAgcatctcaaagttatcagtgCTTTTTGATGTCTTGCTAGTCTAAAACtgtggaggtctggaatttgtctGGAATTTACATATCATAGGACCAGGACCGTGACAGCAGCACCTACATGGTTCCTGCTAATTCAGTACATATTACCAGAACCTCAATTTTGGTTACTTTATGATACAATTTCTAAATTATGTTCCTTGgatttggggaatggtttgttCTTGACTTCCAGGTTCCCttttgcaatcttatttccttCTATTGCCCCCTTTATACTGGCTACTTACAAACTTACTAAATTGACtaaagggaggagaagggtaatcagggggaccagaacaagatacaatttaACACAATGGcccagacatagacacagacatagtcatagacacagacacagacataaaTGCAGATATAAGATGCAGTGGTAAATGTCTTGGACAAGCACTGCAGATAGACAATGACCTTAGCTCAAaattgaaaagaagagaagaatgaggaaaaagctAGCTCCTTCCTCCTACAGCCCATTGTTTTAACACTAATATTCTCTTAGTGGTgctatatacatacgtacatatatatacatatatatatacatatacatatacacatatatatacatatatataactacAAATCAAGGAACACATCTCAGAAAAATCAATGTTACCTAAAATACAACAGAAAAAACACATCTTGGGTATGTTTGGTACAACATATTAATAGTGGTAACTTTTATCTGAGAGGTGGCATAAAAAATACCATCAAGGACACATGTAAGCACATAAAGCGTGCTCTAAACATatggtgaaagagagagataaaagatTGAAAGTGTGAGTGGTACActagtatcaatcaatcaacaagcatttattaaacatccttGAAGAGTTCATGGAAAAATTATGGACAATAATCACTCAGAATGAGAAGATATGAAGGGATTTTGATCTACAAGGAGGCaccaatttgattcaattcagtaagGCCCCATGGGACAACTGAAAGGGAAGAGCTGCCAGTGGGGGCACCCAGTGGGGTGAagtcccccactcccccacccccagaccacCCAGACCTCATGCAGTAGCCAGGCAGGACCATTGGGCATTTCCACCAGATCTACCTAAAGACCCCCAAAGCCTTACCATTGGCCCTGCAGGGGAACTGTCTTATATGAGTTGTTTCCTTTGATTAGAGtgtgagcttcctgagagcaagaactgtctcGCTTTTTCTGTTTGCATCCCCTgacacttagtacaatgcttggcccatcgtaagtgcttaataaattgtcaTTTTGTTCGTTTATTCAACTACTATGTCTACTATGCTCAAGGAGAGGAGGGTgtagcatatatatacacatacatatgcaaatatgtgtatatatatatacatacataaagccACTAGTATATGTGcattgtataaatatgtatgtatatatacatatatgcatatatgtagatatactaAACCATTAACGTGTGTGCAAATATCTATTATTtgagcatatgtgtatatatatatatatacatacctatatatacatatatattgcatgtatatatacaaagcctttaatatatgtgcatacataaacATGCATAAGTGAGATGGTCTTtgtccttaagaagctcacaCTCTGATTGAGGGAGACAATTTATATAAGAGAGTTCAGCAGCAGGGCAAATGATAAGGCCTAGGGGGTCTTTAGGGATGTCTGGTGGAAATGCCCAATGGTCCTACCTGGCTCCTGCATGAAGTCTGGGTgagctatatgtatatatatatatatatacatacatatatatgtatgtatgtatatgtatgtatgtatgtatgtatgtatatatacatatacatatatatatatacacacacacatatatataaatgtcattaGAAGGGACAGGAGAAGtactaagaaataaaaatgagaagagattAAGATCCAGGCCTGAGTTAAAGGCCTGTGTAGAAGACCAGAAGTGGGAGACCTCAGGTAACAGGTCCAGTTTGCCTGGCATGTAGAATTCATAAAGGGCAATGTGACATACATACACCATACAGTGGCACAAAATATGTCTGAGAAGGTAGGTTAGAGAGAGATTATAGGACTGTAGGGCCAGAGGGAATAGCCACAATAGGTCCCTCAAAGTGTCCGAGAGTATAGTCAAAGAGGTGCTTTGGAAAAAGAGCTGGGTTTGGAACATAGAGGACATATATTCAAATCCTTTTTCTGCCACATACCATCTGCATGATCTTGGGCTGGGCCTATTCTCTGGAccttaattcctcatctgtaaaataaaaggaggtAGGTGTACACTAGgtaatttctaaagtcccttcagctctaaatccacagTCCTGTTGAAGACAAAGAAAACATCTTCTTATTTTGTATGACctagagcacttagcacagtgtcaggcataTGGTAGGTGTTCAATAGCTATTTGTCGTCTTAGAGGAAGGTGGtgaggaggagaaacaggagactGAACCATTAGCAGTAGGAAGACTTGCAATTCTGTTCCTGGCACATTAAACAggtcactgaatctctctgagcttcagtttctctgCCTACAACACAAGGTGAAGACTTTCCCTATAGGATCCTGAAGACTTGCCATAGAATTAGCCAAAGGGGCGTAGTGGGCCATTTCAAAGATTGGAAGTTTATAATgcattaaaaaagagaataaaagctCTCTCTCCTTAATTGTGGAGTGAATCAGAGCTCTGTGGTATGTTCTGTCCCAAGGAATGTAGAGAAAATAGCTCCCTGTGATGATAACTGAACAAATAAATGTTTAGCTCAGTAGGTTAAAATTCACCCCAAGTGATTGTGAGGCATATGTCAGGGAACTTGGGTGTAACCAGGAATAacaattataaattaatttattaaggtCCTGTTTACAATGTTATTGTCAAGGTTAATATGACTGCCTATTTTGCAGTAAGGTGTTTTACCTTCATTACAACCCTTAAGGGAGACTTGGAAATGATAGCATTTGAATTCCACAAAGGTATTTGAACTTCACATTCAACTCAGTTAACACTTTCACATACTAGCACCTGTATTCAGGGCATAGAATTTCACTTAAATAGGAAACTGTTATCTTTCACAATGAAGGCGCATGGAGATAGATCCCTGATTCTTGGATTCACTAACTATTCTCTTCTATGGCCATGGTGTATGTCAAAATTCTGTTTAATGGACTAAACTTTTTGAATTTTCAAGAGAATGGCTGTCCCTTAAATAGGGGGTAGGGACTGGAtccataatttaataaatatagggatcttccaggtgagaaaactctttCTATTAATGTAGGTTGGcatttttctgcaatttatagtcttaaagagttgcttagGGTACTTAGAGGGTAAGTGACCTTCCTGGGTCATAGAACTGGTATGTGGCATCagtaaaacttgaacccaggtctttctagctTGGAAGCCAGCACTGAATCCATGATGCAATGCTGTATCTTGGTGTATCAGATAGGAAAATTCCACCTGGAGGAGGTAAAGAATTGTTTAAAACAAGCAAGGGGCAGATCAGGGATTGAGAGCATGTGACCATAGACAactctttgggtctcaatttcctcttctgtaaaatgaagtcttGGACTGGATGTTCTTTCAGGTtcaagctctaaaattctataaaattCTATGACTCTAGTTGTTCCACCCTCAGCCTCATTGCTCTTTCCCCTTTTAAATGGCCAATCTTCTGGACTACTCTTGGCATTCTTGCCTATGTCaccactgtctttcttttccttctgcaaACAAAGATGACAAGTCTATCAGAGTCAATTTTTCTAGGCTTAAGGCATGTATAAAAAGGTAGGAAAAGAGTAACCTCAGACATTGAGGAAGAGCCAATGATGATGTGCAGGAAAGGAAACCACCATGGCTAAATGCAGGATTTTGTTCTGCTGAGTACAAGAAAGTACAAGAAATCCTGGGGTTTGGGGAACCTGAGTGGTCATTGGTCCATTCCCCCATCTCTAGGGAAGATGGCGTCTAACTATTCTGAATTAATGAGAATCTACCCTAACTTCTGGAGAGGTGCCAGAATAACCATCCTCAgtcatatttttcaaaatttaacaCCACAcattatcaggaaaaacttctttaTGAGGAGCAGTCGAGTGCGGTAAAAAGAACATTAGATGGATAGCCAGAAAACTTAAGTTTTAGTCCTGGTTTTGCCACCTGGACTATTGAGCTGAGTGGCCTTGATCAAGCATCtaaactgggcctcagtttctacattgaTAAAAATAAAGGGCCTGGACTAGACAAGATCTCAGGTCCAGGTCCCTTCCACCTGTGACATGCTATAAATGTTATTTAACCTAAGTCAAATATATTGCTACCTAGGCCAGTTCTGCAGGTGAAACAGAAGAGCTCACACAGTTGTCACTAGTGGGGTAAGAGATTTGGGACAAATTACACTGTGTGGttcttcctcagtttttttttatacTAGTGAAACCAGGTTAAAAATTTATACTAATGAAAgccttaaagcaaaaaaaaaaatcaccatgcaGCCTTGGTTGGGATCAGGGTACAGGTGTGGGATAGAAGAGAGGCTATCCTTATCCTTAGGTGATAGAGAGGGGATAAGAAGACCAAGGGCTGAATTCACACCTAAGTTcctcaagtattttattttattttattttttaagcacaCATCATTCACTGGACAGCACCAGCAGTTTCTACCAAATGAACTTAAATCTCTTAAATCACTTTGCAACCTAAGGAAAACATATTTAAAGGATCCTTCTAATTAAGGTTCTCCCTCCACCTTTCCTACCTCAGCCAGAATTATCCTAATTTagtcttttctcatctctaagtGTCCTGCTTTACTAGTGGGAGGGTTTCTCTTCCCTGAATTTTCTGACACCTGCATCATCAATGAGGAATGATAGGCTCTGCAAGTAGCCCCACCTTTGATCCATCAGTGTCTGTGATCTTAATCTTGTGCCTCTAACAGTGAAGGGTACAACCCATCCCACCTCTTGTGATTCTCATCCCATTTGACTATTGTCCTTGTCTCTCATAAATCCTTCCACTCAACATACTGGGGGACATCCCGTAAATCCCTCGGCATTGGTATTGTGGATATCAATAAGGCCTAAGAGTTACCCACTGGTAATACTTCACTGTCACTGAATAACCAGACcccatcctttccttttccggtcaTATACATCTATGGCTTTCTTTTCAACACAAAATTGCAATTCATTGTTTGTAATGAATTGTAGAATATTCACACCCAATCTGAGCTTCTCCATTAGCCTTCAGGTAAACccctttaattcttcagagacaaCTGTGTTTCATGGTCAAGGAGATATAGCagaacactgattttttttttttaaagatgggcctttgttttagggagaagcTTGGTGTCATTATCAACTCTGGCCCTtaccaagattaaaaaaaaaaaggcattggaTCAGGCTATGGAGGAGTCAATCCCAGACAAAGCGATGAGATTAGAGGGGCTCTAGTTCTGAGTATTAGTGTCTGGTGTCTCTCTACTTGCCTAACTGTGGTTTTTCGTCTTATTTTAGGTGGTCAGGGAGGTTTTACTTACCCCCATACCCAGATGGTCTAAATTTCTACTATCACCATCCAAGCGCTTCCTACGCAAAGCTCTTACCTGccgccttcctccctccccaacaagGTAAGCGCTCCCTCACCTGGGCTTTGGTTCTCTTGGGATTACATTCCCCTAGACTGGAAATGGTGTCCCCCGAGCAAGCTCTCTCCCTATCTATCCCCAAGTTCTCCTCCATCACCTGGGAagggtgggaggggtgggaaaAGGGTAGAGTGGTTTCCAGGCCGCTTTCCCCAGTGACAAATGTTTTAATTAAGCCCCGTTGGTGTGCGTGGCTGTGGTTTCTGCTGTCAGGGCTGGGGAAGCGCCTTAGCTGAAACTGCATTGCCCTCTAGTGCCTCGCTGTGTGAGGACAGGACGGCTCTCCCCTCCTTGATGTCACTGCCATGCAGAGCCAGCCCAGCAGCTCATTGAAGGCTGCCTGCAGACCCTCCTCGCAGCTCCACGGAGCCAggcgccgccgccaccgccgccgctcCCTGCAGACCCGCAGAGGGCAGGGGGGAGAGAACACGGAGCGCCCCTCCCCTGCGCCAGCTCCAGTCCCTTTCCCCGtcactgccccctccccagccaCAGATCCTGGCTTGCCTGACGTGGACAATTAAACTTGAAGctacctcttccctctctcctccttttgacAGGCTTCCGAAGATTCTGAACAAGCAAGGAGGGACTCGCTCGCTGCCCGTCTGCTCTGGGAAATGCCTGCCCGGGAGGCGAGTGGCTCCTGCCCAGTAGTGACGGCTGAGGTGGAGGGAAAGTTTCAGGAGAGCTGAGGGACTTCGTGAGCTGCCCCTGAAGCCTAATTACCCCCCGGCTATGGAGGGTGGGCTTTAAAATGAATCCCCATCTGGACGTGAGCCACAATATATCAGCACCTGCCTATTGGGAAGAACCGAGTGGTGGAAACCTCACTGGTCCCAATCAGACGTCCAGCAATTCCACTCCCTCTGAGCTGGATATCAGGAGGGCCATTTCTGTGGGCATTGTGCTGGGTGCCTTCATCCTCTTTGCCATCGTGGGCAACATCCTGGTGATCCTCTCTGTGGCATGCAACCGTCACCTGCGGACACCCACCAACTACTTCATAGTTAACCTCGCCATTGCAGACCTGCTGCTGAGTTTCACAGTCCTGCCTTTCTCTGCTGCCCTTGAAGTGCTCGGCTACTGGGTGTTGGGAAGGATATTTTGTGACATCTGGGCTGCAGTGGACGTGCTGTGCTGCACAGCATCCATCCTGAGTCTCTGTGCCATCTCTATCGATAGATACATCGGAGTTCGCTACTCTCTTCAGTATCCAACACTGGTCACCAGGAAAAAGGCCATCCTGGCCCTACTCAGTGTGTGGGTGTTATCCATGGTGATCTCCATTGGCCCTCTCCTTGGGTGGAAGGAGCCTGCGCCTAAGGATGAGAAGGAGTGTGGTGTCACTGAAGAGCCCTTTTAcgccctcttctcctccttgggctcCTTTTATATCCCGCTTGCTGTTATCCTCGTGATGTATTGCCGAGTCTACATCGTGGCCAAAAGGACCACCAAGAACCTGGAGGCAGGAGTCATGAAGGAGATGTCAAACTCCAAGGAGCTGACCCTGCGGATCCACTCCAAGAACTTTCATGAGGATGCCCTCAGTAGCACCAAGGCCAAGGGCCACAACCCTAGAAACTCAATAGCTGTCAAACTTTTTAAGTTCTCCAGGGAAAAGAAGGCAGCCAAGACCTTGGGCATTGTGGTCGGCATGTTTATTTTATGCTGGCTTCCATTCTTCATTATTCTACCGCTTGGTAAGTTGGGGACTAGAAGGGAAATTGGGGAAATTTTGAGGTGGCCATGGTACAGTGAAATGAGAACCAGATTTGGATTTGGAtacagaaggcctgggttcaaatcccagctctgctactttacttctgtgaccttggacaagtcacttagctcctctgggtctcagtttactcatctgtagaatTAAGGATTTGGTCTACATAACCCATGAGGTCTCCTagagttctaaatctttgatacTATGATCTGATGGTGGTAGGGGCAATCATGATAATGTTATAAACTATTTAATGCAGTATGTTCCTTTTTTGGTCTGGTTTGGTTTCCTATGCAAAGGCTTTGCAGACGGATAGCTTGCTAGGAACCAGTGCAGGTGTTAGTTAAACACACTAGTTCC
This region of Trichosurus vulpecula isolate mTriVul1 chromosome 3, mTriVul1.pri, whole genome shotgun sequence genomic DNA includes:
- the ADRA1B gene encoding alpha-1B adrenergic receptor, with protein sequence MNPHLDVSHNISAPAYWEEPSGGNLTGPNQTSSNSTPSELDIRRAISVGIVLGAFILFAIVGNILVILSVACNRHLRTPTNYFIVNLAIADLLLSFTVLPFSAALEVLGYWVLGRIFCDIWAAVDVLCCTASILSLCAISIDRYIGVRYSLQYPTLVTRKKAILALLSVWVLSMVISIGPLLGWKEPAPKDEKECGVTEEPFYALFSSLGSFYIPLAVILVMYCRVYIVAKRTTKNLEAGVMKEMSNSKELTLRIHSKNFHEDALSSTKAKGHNPRNSIAVKLFKFSREKKAAKTLGIVVGMFILCWLPFFIILPLGSLFATLKPPDTVFKVVFWLGYFNSCINPIIYPCSSKEFKRAFLRILKCQCHRRNRLGWWNYNYRAWNRGSFEHSRKDSLDDSGSCLSGSQRTLNSATPSPGYLSKVTHPQMEMYTFSEWKSSGTFLSPPHPEPPGRHRDTGHLFTLKYLAEHERHPGLDSNGGCEVAANMANGQVGFKKNMPLGPNQF